TGTATCTAGATGGAGGAGTAGCTCCTGATATTTTCTTCCACTACTTCCTGCGTACCAAAGGACTGTCGCTATACAATGCGGAAGGTACAGGTCTTGGATATGATGATGACCAATTGTTTGTAGAGTTCTTCGGACTTATGCGCCGCATGATCGAGCAGGGCGCAGCACCTACACCGGATGTAGCCAACCAAACCAAGGGCATTATTGAGGAATCAGATCTCGTGAAGGAAAAAGGAATTGGCGTATGGCAATGGTCCAACCAGTTCGTAGCCTTGCAACAGGTAGCGAACCGTCCGCTCGAAATCGCTCCAATGCCAGGACCGGATATGGAAAAAGGACTATATATGCAACCAAGTATGTATTGGGGTGTAACGTCCAACTCCAAAGTGAAGGAAGAAGCGGCTAAATTCATTGATTTCTGGGTGAATGACGTGGAAGCCAACAAACTGATCAAAGGTGAGCGCGGTGTGCCAATCTCAGGAGCAATCAAAGAAGCTATCGCACCTGAGCTGAGTGACGCAACAAAACAGGTCTTTGAATTCGTAGCAGCCATGGAGCCTAAGGCTTCACCAATGAGTTCTCCGCCACCGGTTGGTTCACCTGAAGTAATCTCTGCTCTGGCAGATGTGGTTGAAGAGTTGAACTTTGGCAAAATTACACCTGAACAAGCAGCAGAAACATTCCGCAAGAACGCCGAATCTGTACTTGCGAACAATAAATAACAGTTGAATGATGGCTTGCTCGTCCCACCTCAGGGATGGTCGGGAATGGGGCTACTCGCGAATGCGAGGGCCTTTCCCCGTCCAGATGACCGAAGCCAGGATGAGGGAGCAAGCTGATCCATGAAGGAGGTTCGTTCCATTGAGGCAGTATTCGTCGTTACGTAGAAACTTAACTGGATATGCGTTCATAAGCCCGTTTATTATTGGATTCCTGGGCTTCACACTCATCCCCATGTTTGTGTCCTTATATATGTCGTTTACAAGTTATAACTTGTTCACTTCTCCGCGGTGGATTGGGCTTGATAACTACACCAAAATGTTTTTTGATGACCCGAAATATTGGAACTCGGTCAAAGTGACGTTTTTGTATGTATTCATTGGGGTACCGTTAAGGTTGATCTTTGCCCTCTTCGTAGCGATGGTCCTAAACACTGGCTCTCGTATGATTGGAACGTACCGGACGCTGTATTACCTGCCATCTATTATCGGTGGTAGTGTGGCCGTATCCATTATGTGGCGTAACCTCTTCAGTAATGAGGGTGTTATCAACAGTGCTCTAACGGCAATTGGGATCGGGCCTATCAGTTGGTTTGGTGACCCGAATGCGTCCCTGGTTATGCTCATCTCACTGTCTGTGTGGCAGTTTGGTTCGTCCATGCTGATCTTCCTGGCTGGTCTCAAAAATATCCCTACTGAGATGTACGAGGCAGCAGGTGTGGATGGCGCGAATCCTATACGGAAATTTTTCAGCATCACCTTGCCACTACTTAGCCCGATCGTCCTGTTCAATATGATTATGCAGACGATTGGAGCATTCATGACGTTTGTACCTGCCTATATTATCTCCAAAGGCGAAGGTGGTCCAATGGACGGTACGATGCTGTACTCCCTGTATCTGTTCCGTCAGGCGTTTATGTTTAACAACATGGGTTATGCTTCGGCAATGGCCTGGATCATGCTCATCATGATCGGTATACTCACGGTAGCTGTGTTCCTGACATCCAAATACTGGGTGTTTTACGAATCTGAAGGAGGGAAGTAACGATGGTTTGGAGAAATGTGAAATGGCCCATTTATCACCTGTTCGTTGCAGCTCTTGCCCTCCTGATGCTCTATCCCGTCCTATGGATGCTATTCAGTTCATTTAAGGAAAGCCGTACGATCTTTGTCACAGCGGATACCCTGTTTCCTGCGGAGTGGATCTGGAGCAACTATGTGGATGGCTGGAAAGGCACAGCTGGAAGACCGTTTATGGATTACATCACCAACTCACTTGTAATCGTGGTGATTTCCACCATCGGTGCTGTAATATCGTCATCGCTGATCGCTTTCGGTTTTGCCAGACTGAATTTCAAGGGACGCACGTTCTGGTTCTCCTTGATGATGTTAACACTGATGTTGCCACATGATGTGGTATTGGTTCCTCAGTACATCATTTTCACGAAGCTCGGCTGGCTGAATACTATCTTGCCAATCGTTGTACCTACATTCTTCGGGATGCCGTTCTTCATCTTCCTGATGGTACAGTTCATTCGAACGATTCCGAAGGAGCTGGATGAGGCTGCAACCATCGATGGATGTAACAAATTCAGACTGTATATCCAGATTATTATGCCGCTAATCAAGTCTTCTCTGGCGACTGCAGCCATCTTCTCCTTCTACTGGAGATGGGAGGATCTGCTCGGTCCGGTATTGTACCTGAACTCGCCAGATAAATACACCGTGTCGATGGCGCTGAAAATGTTCCTCGATAGTGAATCTGCTTCCAACTGGGGCGCAATGTTCGCCATGTCCATCGTCAGTCTGGTTCCGGTTGTAGCTGTGTTCTTCATCTTCCAGAAACAAATTGTTCAAGGGATGAGCACCAGCGGATTGAAAGGATAAGCCAGATTACTGTATCTTCGTATCTTCGCCCGAATGAACGTTTACGAAAGTTAACCAAGGAGGTTATCGCTTTTGAATAAAGCTCAGGGTAGTCAGGCCGTTGCCATGGAGGCAGCGGCAGAGGGCCAGGCAGTGTCCGTGACCAGCTGGAAGTTTAACTTTGGACCGGACTCGGGAAGAGCAGATGAGACAGGGGATTATCTGAAAGTAACTGCAACAACCGCATATGAGGAACGCGGAGGATACGGATTCGAGGCAGGATCTCTGGTGTATGAAAAACAACGCATTAGTGATGACGATGTGTCGGATCCCACGAAACAACATCATATCAATCCGGGGCAGACAAACATGTCTGCCCGATTGCGTTCAGGCTTCTGTATTCCTCTAAAAGCATCGTTTATCGTGGATGTTCCCGACGGAACCTACCAAGTATTACTCGTTGCAGGTGATGAATTGGCTGAGACAGTGACCCGCGTGAAAGCTGGTGAAGGCAGGCTTGTACTGCCAACCATTCGCACACTTCCCGGACAATACGCAGAGATTAGATTCTCGGTGGTTGTTAGCGGCGGCAGACTTCGTCTATCATTCTCCGGTCCTGCACCGAGAATTAATGCTTTGGAGATTACCCTTGCGAATCAGACCATGACCGTATTTCTTGCGGGGGATTCAACCGTAACGGATCAGCCGGAAAGTGGATATCCGTATTGCGGTTGGGGCCAGTTATTGCCGGCACAGTTCAAACATGATGTGGCAGTAGATAATCACGCACAGTCAGGGCGCAGTTCCCGCAGCTTTATTAATGAAGGCAGATTAAGCGCCATTCTGGAGCGAATCAAGCCTGAAGATTTTCTGTTTATTCAATTTGGACATAACGATGAGAAGCCGGACCCTGAACGTGGGACTGACCCATTCACAACATATAAGGAATATTTGAAAAAGTATATCGATGCTGCGCGCGAAGCCAAGGCTCGTCCAGTGCTCATCACCCCGGTGCATCGTCGCTATTTTGCGGATGATGGCACATTGACCGATACGCACGGCGATTATATCATCGCCGTGCGTGAGCTGGCAGAAGAGGAAGATGTTCCGCTGATCGATCTGGCTGAGCGCAGCCGTCTTCTGTTCGAGCAGGCGGGCGTTGAAGGCACCAAGGACGACTTTATGTGGGTACTGCCAGGCGAGTATGTGAACTTCCCCTCAGGCGTGGAGGATAACACGCATTTTCAGGAACGAGGCGCCCGCCGGCTTGCCCAACAGGTGGCAGAAGCCATCCGCGAGTTGCAATTGCAACCGTTGCAGATGTATCTGCGGTAGGTTCATGCCCTTAATAATTAAGCGAGTTAATTAAATAACGAGCCAGCAAAAGTTGCCCAGCGAATAGTGAAGGCAATAACCTTTTAAAAAAACAGGCGAGCGTAGCAGCGGAGGAGGGCGGAATCGGGTAGAGGGAGCGAAGCGTCCGCCTTTGGAGCGGGATTTCCCCTGCTGAGGGGGAGTGAATAGAAATCCTGAGCCAACAGCGGCCTGTAGCCCGATCCGCCCGCCGAAGCGACTGCCCTGCGAGCTATTCAGGGTTTAAAAGCTGTAGCGAGTTAAACGAAGTAACGAGCCAGCAAAAGTTGCCCAGCGAATAGCGAAGGCAATAATCTTTTAAATCAGTCCGGCGAGCGTAGCAGCGAAGAAGGGCGGAATCGGGTAGAGGGAGCGAAGCGTCCGCCTTTGGAGCGGGATTTCCCCTGCTGAGGGGGAATTGAATAGAAATCCCGAGCCAACAGCGGCCTGTAGCCCGATCCGTCCGCCGAAGCGACTGCCCCGCGAGCCCATTTGTTTTTAACCTATATTGCACTCGCAAAAAAAAAGGAGGAGGTATTTCAATGACACCTGACCAGACAGAATCAGGCACATCTGCAAGTAAGAATGTTTCAGCAGCTACAGGTCACACCTACTGGGTTATTCCGGATGGTTACATTCCCCCGGAGAGCCGGGGCACATTGGAGAGTCATGAGAGCATCTGTGTACTGAACACCAGTGCCACGGATGCGGAGCTGCACATCACGATTTACTTTGAAGACAGAGAACCACTCGAAGGTATGGTCGCTGAAGTGCCAGCGAGAAGGACGAAGCACATTCGTACTGCATCGCTACGATCCGGGGAGCAGTCTATTCCGCCGGGCGTGCCTTATGCGATTACGGTTTCGAGCAATATCCCCGTTATCGTCCAGTACAGTCGTTTGGACACGACCCAGCCTGAATTGGCTTTGATGAGTGTCATGGCGTATCCATTAGGATAACTTCCCCAATTGACCGCATAGCTGGAGATGGTAAGAAGCCCCGTAACCTTGCATTCAATGCAGGTACGGGGCTTCTATTTCTTCATTTATTCACTGTATTTATACGTGCTCGCATTCAGGATATCCACGTGAACCTCCACTTTTCCAAGCTTAAAACGTTGGAGTGGGTCCGCCCGGTTGTAGACTTCCTGTTTCCATAAGGGAAGGTTGTGGCGATATAAGTGTTCCACAAGACCGTATGAATCAATCTTGTGTGACTTGGTTTTTTCGAACGTATCTCGGATTTGGGATTCGATCTGTTTTTCGGCTTCTTGTTCCATGGCATGAGGCGTGCGTGGGGCTCCATGGTCTTCGGTGATGGAACTTTTTACTGAGGTAACCAGATCAAATGTGACGCCATCTCCTTGTTTCCTTGCCTTGATTCTAGTCTTGGGATCACGAAGCATCAGGGTTAAATCAGGAGTCTTTCGACCATTCCCATATACGTATAGTGGGTACTGATGTACGCGCTCATAATTTACGTATCTTGTACCGTCTGCGTCTGCTCCTGCAACTCTACCCTGACTTGTGCCTTTGGAAATAACATAAAATCCATCCATTCTAACAAGGGGGGGAGTTTTATCCCCGTTGAACCAAGTCTCGTTCCTTGTTGAAACCGAGGGTAAAAGAACGACAGAAGCGGGTTCCCGTAATCCATCAAGTAGCTGATGGAGGCGAATAGGTTCATAAGCGGAATGCTGTTTGTATAGTCTCATGGGCTCAAATAATTCAATGGTCTGGGCGGATTGGTTCAACAATGCAGAGGGAGAGAGTATATCCGGAATGTTATGCTCTGTAGCGTAGATCCAGGGAGTATATCTCAATTGGCCTGAATGAAGAAGTGTATTAAAGATATCCTCCAGTCGACCATCCAAGGCTCTTTTGGATAAAACAATGGCTTTAACATGAGTCCAGAGCGTTTGCTGCTGTGACGTTTCATACAAGTCGTTAATAGCCATGCTCAGTGTTGTACCTTCGCCCCGTCCAATCCAGATATCCCTTGTCTCCCGGGAAGTTGGCGTTTCCTGTTTTGCGATACTGGAGAAGTCAATCAGTTGGGCATACGTAATATACTGGTTGTCCACATAGTCTATTCCTATTGCCGTGATGAAGTTAATACTTTGCACCTCTTTGGAATCCCAGCACCCCGTTAGCAGGATCAAACAGCTTATAAGAAGCCCACTTATGGATACCCATCTTTTCACGGACGCTTCCTCCGGCGGGTGGAATCCTGGGTATGAAGTGCTGCTGGACGTTTGGTTCTTTTCATAGAAGGGGGCATGGATACGGCCTGCGTGAAATCTCCTGGAATGTAGGGAGATACGGGTGACAGATAGGATACGCCATAACACTCCAACGATACGAGGTGCACCAAAAGAGCGAACAGTCCGATCATAAAGCCAAATAATCCAAGGATCGAAGACATAATGAGCATTCCGATACGAATGTGTGCAGTAGCCCCGCTCAGCACGGTGTTCACGAGAATATAGCTGGAGATGACTGAGATCGCTACCGTGACTATGATGGTGGGAGACGTAATCCCGGCACGAATGGCTGCATCCCCGATGATAAGTCCACCGACCACACTGACGGTCTGGCCCAATGCACGTGGTAACCTGCGACCGGCTTCGTTAAATAGCTCAAACATAAAAATCATTAGAAATGCTTCCAGCGTCACCGGCATGGGCAGGCCCATCCGAGTACCGGCAATCGTAGCCAAGAGAGGTAACGGAATCTGTTCCACATTGAAACTGGTCAGGCCGATATAGAAGGCTGGGAAGAAACAGGCAATCAGCAGACCGGAAATACGCAAAATCCGTTCGAAGGTAACGATGAAAAAGGGTGTACTTTCGTCCTCCGGAGACTTCAATTGATTGAAAAGTGTAGTTGGTGCGATGACAGCTACAGGAGAACCTTCAATGAGAACGGCAAAACGTCCATTTAACAGGGAATCGACGACAAAATCAGGACGTTCGGTATTATCTGTAAGTGGGAAGATACTCCGAATCCCTCCCATGACAGCTCGCTCCATGATTGAGGTGCCCAGAATGCCGTCAATCTCAATCTGATCCAGATTGTGTCTTGCTTCTTTCAGAATGTCTGAATTGATAATATCTTTTACATATAGAAGCCCGATGGATGTCTGGGTACGACCGCCTTTGACATATTTCTCATAACACATTGAAGAGGTTTTCATTCGTTTGCGAATAAGGGCAACGTTCGTGGTGAGTTCTTCGGTGAATCCATCGCGCGGGCCTTTAACTGATGTCTCAATAGCTGATTCTTCGGGACTGCGTCCCGGGATATCAGCAATATCCACACTGCAGGACTGTACACCATTACCGAAAATGATCAGTAGTTGTCCACTAAATATCAACATATTAAGCTTGTTAGTATCTGTGAGGTCATCCAACGGATTCAAGGTTAATCCCAGTTCTTTAGGATGTGATTCCTCGATGATCAGGGAGTGCTTTTCCAGACGGGGAATAATAAATTGGTTAATTTGTTTACCGTCGACGAGACCGTCACAATAAAGCAGGATTACGGGCTGATCAGATTCATCTTTGACAGGAAAGGTCTGAATAACAACATCTGCACATGGATTGAACTGCTCTTTCAAAGAGGCAAGCAGTGTTTCATGGGACGTGGTGTCAATCGCTTGATGCTCCATGATGTTTCCTCCTCTGATGGCGTGAATGGATAAAGGCAACCGTCGTCGCGATAATCGCAAGTCCGCTCAGATACATGAGATTGAACGGAAATATGTATTCGACCAGAAGCTTTTCGAAGGTCATATCATCCAGAGGATACAACATGGTTAGAATAAAGAAGACACCTAACGAGATACAACTGATAAGCCTTCTGGTAGAGCTCTTAATATTCCATATTTCTACTACAATATACATGGCGAGACTAATCCGGGTGAACGAGCCTGCGAGCCATTGGTAGATGGAAAAGAAGTCGGTCTGGGCGATGTACTTGCCCAAGGAGGCGATTCGCCATTCTTCAAAGGCGGGATATCGCATTTTGGCAGCCTCAAAAGGATCGAATTCCACAATCGCCCCGATGAGTGGGCCGACTGTTAGTCCCACAAGAATGAGTGCGAGCATCAGATACTGCCATACACGTATGCGTTTGGTGAGATGAGGCTGGATATACCAGATGAACAGCAGTTCAAACATGCCTGCAAGACTGTAAATCATGCCATTCAGCACCGGATGCCAGCCATGTTCTAACACAGGCAGGAGACGACTGTAATCCTTGTATTGAGTGTTCACGATTGCAACATAGAAACCCAGCAGTACCACCAGTGGAAGGATCAATCCTGCCGTAAATGCCAGTGAGCGAATACCTTTATACGCAGCGTAGGCACAGAGAGTCATCAAAGCAATACTGGTTACCAATATTGGCGTTTCTGTCAGGTAATTTGTTTTGGCCCAAGTCGTGGTATCGTGCAGAGTTAAATAGATTGCACTCAGAAAAAAAAGACTGTTACCAACTCGAAAGAACAGGCCGATAGGCTTGCCGAGACGGGATGTTAACCATTCATGCAGGGTTTGATGCTGGAGGA
This Paenibacillus xylanexedens DNA region includes the following protein-coding sequences:
- a CDS encoding Ger(x)C family spore germination protein encodes the protein MKRWVSISGLLISCLILLTGCWDSKEVQSINFITAIGIDYVDNQYITYAQLIDFSSIAKQETPTSRETRDIWIGRGEGTTLSMAINDLYETSQQQTLWTHVKAIVLSKRALDGRLEDIFNTLLHSGQLRYTPWIYATEHNIPDILSPSALLNQSAQTIELFEPMRLYKQHSAYEPIRLHQLLDGLREPASVVLLPSVSTRNETWFNGDKTPPLVRMDGFYVISKGTSQGRVAGADADGTRYVNYERVHQYPLYVYGNGRKTPDLTLMLRDPKTRIKARKQGDGVTFDLVTSVKSSITEDHGAPRTPHAMEQEAEKQIESQIRDTFEKTKSHKIDSYGLVEHLYRHNLPLWKQEVYNRADPLQRFKLGKVEVHVDILNASTYKYSE
- a CDS encoding carbohydrate ABC transporter permease; protein product: MVWRNVKWPIYHLFVAALALLMLYPVLWMLFSSFKESRTIFVTADTLFPAEWIWSNYVDGWKGTAGRPFMDYITNSLVIVVISTIGAVISSSLIAFGFARLNFKGRTFWFSLMMLTLMLPHDVVLVPQYIIFTKLGWLNTILPIVVPTFFGMPFFIFLMVQFIRTIPKELDEAATIDGCNKFRLYIQIIMPLIKSSLATAAIFSFYWRWEDLLGPVLYLNSPDKYTVSMALKMFLDSESASNWGAMFAMSIVSLVPVVAVFFIFQKQIVQGMSTSGLKG
- a CDS encoding sensory rhodopsin transducer; the protein is MTPDQTESGTSASKNVSAATGHTYWVIPDGYIPPESRGTLESHESICVLNTSATDAELHITIYFEDREPLEGMVAEVPARRTKHIRTASLRSGEQSIPPGVPYAITVSSNIPVIVQYSRLDTTQPELALMSVMAYPLG
- a CDS encoding GerAB/ArcD/ProY family transporter; this translates as MKRTQPSFLQAMMLIMLSVGLISHVLIIPALLAAAKRDSWISVLLSAGPFLIFALMLAYVSRFLQHQTLHEWLTSRLGKPIGLFFRVGNSLFFLSAIYLTLHDTTTWAKTNYLTETPILVTSIALMTLCAYAAYKGIRSLAFTAGLILPLVVLLGFYVAIVNTQYKDYSRLLPVLEHGWHPVLNGMIYSLAGMFELLFIWYIQPHLTKRIRVWQYLMLALILVGLTVGPLIGAIVEFDPFEAAKMRYPAFEEWRIASLGKYIAQTDFFSIYQWLAGSFTRISLAMYIVVEIWNIKSSTRRLISCISLGVFFILTMLYPLDDMTFEKLLVEYIFPFNLMYLSGLAIIATTVAFIHSRHQRRKHHGASSD
- a CDS encoding rhamnogalacturonan acetylesterase; amino-acid sequence: MEAAAEGQAVSVTSWKFNFGPDSGRADETGDYLKVTATTAYEERGGYGFEAGSLVYEKQRISDDDVSDPTKQHHINPGQTNMSARLRSGFCIPLKASFIVDVPDGTYQVLLVAGDELAETVTRVKAGEGRLVLPTIRTLPGQYAEIRFSVVVSGGRLRLSFSGPAPRINALEITLANQTMTVFLAGDSTVTDQPESGYPYCGWGQLLPAQFKHDVAVDNHAQSGRSSRSFINEGRLSAILERIKPEDFLFIQFGHNDEKPDPERGTDPFTTYKEYLKKYIDAAREAKARPVLITPVHRRYFADDGTLTDTHGDYIIAVRELAEEEDVPLIDLAERSRLLFEQAGVEGTKDDFMWVLPGEYVNFPSGVEDNTHFQERGARRLAQQVAEAIRELQLQPLQMYLR
- a CDS encoding spore germination protein, giving the protein MEHQAIDTTSHETLLASLKEQFNPCADVVIQTFPVKDESDQPVILLYCDGLVDGKQINQFIIPRLEKHSLIIEESHPKELGLTLNPLDDLTDTNKLNMLIFSGQLLIIFGNGVQSCSVDIADIPGRSPEESAIETSVKGPRDGFTEELTTNVALIRKRMKTSSMCYEKYVKGGRTQTSIGLLYVKDIINSDILKEARHNLDQIEIDGILGTSIMERAVMGGIRSIFPLTDNTERPDFVVDSLLNGRFAVLIEGSPVAVIAPTTLFNQLKSPEDESTPFFIVTFERILRISGLLIACFFPAFYIGLTSFNVEQIPLPLLATIAGTRMGLPMPVTLEAFLMIFMFELFNEAGRRLPRALGQTVSVVGGLIIGDAAIRAGITSPTIIVTVAISVISSYILVNTVLSGATAHIRIGMLIMSSILGLFGFMIGLFALLVHLVSLECYGVSYLSPVSPYIPGDFTQAVSMPPSMKRTKRPAALHTQDSTRRRKRP
- a CDS encoding carbohydrate ABC transporter permease, which encodes MRQYSSLRRNLTGYAFISPFIIGFLGFTLIPMFVSLYMSFTSYNLFTSPRWIGLDNYTKMFFDDPKYWNSVKVTFLYVFIGVPLRLIFALFVAMVLNTGSRMIGTYRTLYYLPSIIGGSVAVSIMWRNLFSNEGVINSALTAIGIGPISWFGDPNASLVMLISLSVWQFGSSMLIFLAGLKNIPTEMYEAAGVDGANPIRKFFSITLPLLSPIVLFNMIMQTIGAFMTFVPAYIISKGEGGPMDGTMLYSLYLFRQAFMFNNMGYASAMAWIMLIMIGILTVAVFLTSKYWVFYESEGGK
- a CDS encoding ABC transporter substrate-binding protein; the encoded protein is MVKKAIFLMMAALLVFTAACSSGGGTEGASGDDSVTLRIAWWGSDARHEYTQKVIDLYKTKNPNVKIDVEYASFDDYWKKLAPQAAANQLPDIVQMDISYISQYAQNGQLEDLAPYLGNQIKVDDVSENVISTGVINGKQYGVPAGVNVLGFQYDPALLKKAGVDAIPDNMTWESYEALGKQAAEKGLYLDGGVAPDIFFHYFLRTKGLSLYNAEGTGLGYDDDQLFVEFFGLMRRMIEQGAAPTPDVANQTKGIIEESDLVKEKGIGVWQWSNQFVALQQVANRPLEIAPMPGPDMEKGLYMQPSMYWGVTSNSKVKEEAAKFIDFWVNDVEANKLIKGERGVPISGAIKEAIAPELSDATKQVFEFVAAMEPKASPMSSPPPVGSPEVISALADVVEELNFGKITPEQAAETFRKNAESVLANNK